A stretch of the Panicum virgatum strain AP13 chromosome 9N, P.virgatum_v5, whole genome shotgun sequence genome encodes the following:
- the LOC120693243 gene encoding protein MLO-like: protein MAGGEGGRDLPSTPTWAVALVCAVIVLVSVAMEHGLHKLGHWFQTRQKKAMREALEKIKAELMLMGFISLLLAVGQTPISKICIPAKAGSVMLPCKPKGGDKSGGGDGHRRLLWYPGEDHRRFLAGAGAGDDYCVKKGKVSLISTNGVHQLHIFIFVLAVFHVVYSVATMALARLKMRRWKKWEQETNSLEYQFATDPSRFRFTNQTSFVKRHLGLPSTPGVRWIVAFFRQFFASVTKVDYLTMRQGFINAHLSPNAKFDFQKYIKRSLEDDFKVVVGISLPLWFVAIFILFIDIRGLGTLIWISFIPLVILLLVGTKLEIVIMEMAKEIQDKATVIKGAPMVEPSNRFFWFNRPEWVLFLIHLTLFQNAFQMAHFVWTLLTPGLKDCYHENLGLSIMKVAVGLALQVLCSYITFPLYALVIQMGSHMKKTIFEEQTAKAVMKWRKTAKDKVKQREAGFDGLVSVDTTPSQSRATSPSRANSPVQLLHKYRGRSDDPHSAPTSPGRGQELGDMYPVADQYRLHRLDPERRRTTSSSAVDIDIADADFSFSVQR, encoded by the exons ATGGCGGGGGGCGAGGGCGGGAGGGACCTGCCGTCGACGCCGACGTGGGCGGTGGCGCTGGTGTGCGCCGTCATCGTGCTCGTCTCCGTCGCCATGGAGCACGGCCTCCACAAGCTCGGACAC TGGTTCCAAACGAGGCAGAAGAAGGCCATGCGGGAGGCGCTCGAGAAGATCAAAGCAG AGCTGATGCTGATGGGCTTCATCTCCCTGCTGCTCGCCGTGGGTCAAACGCCCATCTCCAAGATATGCATCCCTGCCAAGGCTGGCAGCGTCATGCTGCCGTGCAAACCCAAGGGCGGCGAcaaaagcggcggcggcgatggccacCGGAGGCTCCTCTGGTACCCTGGAGAAGACCATCGCCGGTTCTTGGCCGGCGCGGGGGCTGGGGACGACTATTGCGTCAAAAAA GGCAAGGTGTCACTCATCTCCACGAACGGCGTCCACCAGCTGCATATATTCATCTTTGTGCTCGCGGTGTTCCATGTCGTTTACAGTGTCGCCACGATGGCTTTAGCACGTCTGAAA ATGAGGAGATGGAAGAAATGGGAACAAGAGACCAACTCACTGGAGTATCAGTTCGCAACAG ATCCTTCACGATTCCGATTCACAAACCAAACGTCGTTCGTGAAGCGGCACCTGGGCCTCCCGAGCACACCTGGAGTCAGATGGATA GTGGCATTCTTCAGGCAGTTCTTTGCTTCGGTGACCAAGGTGGATTACCTGACCATGCGCCAAGGCTTCATCAAC GCTCATCTGTCGCCCAATGCTAAGTTCGATTTCCAAAAGTACATCAAGCGATCGTTGGAGGACGATTTCAAAGTCGTTGTTGGCATCAG CCTCCCGCTGTGGTTTGTCGCCATCTTCATTCTCTTCATCGATATCCGAG GACTCGGCACGCTTATTTGGATCTCTTTCATCCCACTCGTT ATCCTCTTGTTAGTTGGCACCAAGCTAGAGATTGTCATCATGGAGATGGCCAAGGAGATACAGGACAAGGCGACTGTGATCAAGGGGGCACCTATGGTGGAGCCAAGCAACAGGTTCTTCTGGTTCAACCGGCCTGAGTGGGTCCTGTTTCTCATACACCTGACGCTCTTCCAGAATGCATTCCAGATGGCGCATTTCGTTTGGACACTG CTCACCCCAGGCTTGAAAGATTGCTACCACGAAAATTTGGGACTGAGCATCATGAAAGTTGCAGTGGGGTTGGCTCTTCAGGTCCTCTGCAGCTACATCACCTTCCCATTATATGCACTCGTCATAcag ATgggctcgcacatgaagaagaCCATCTTCGAGGAGCAGACGGCCAAGGCGGTGATGAAATGGCGCAAGACGGCCAAGGACAAGGTGAAGCAGCGGGAGGCAGGCTTCGACGGGTTGGTGAGCGTGGACACGACGCCGAGCCAGAGCCGGGCGACGTCGCCGAGCCGCGCCAACTCGCCGGTGCAGCTGCTGCACAAGTACAGGGGGAGGTCGGATGATCCCCACAGCGCCCCGACCTCGCCGGGGCGAGGACAGGAGCTCGGGGACATGTACCCGGTGGCCGACCAGTACCGGCTGCACAGGCTAGACCCTGAGAGAAGGCGGACGACCTCGTCCTCCGCCGTGGACATTGATATCGCCGATGCTGATTTTTCCTTCAGCGTTCAGCGGTGA
- the LOC120693244 gene encoding phosphatidylinositol-glycan biosynthesis class F protein-like, protein MRASVTEISVFTAAAAHVLCFAGFAVAHSIAGRGALVSDPARALRLLVVCEAPVVIAVFSYLRRDPKSCSFSKAAARGLIGLPVGAFLNAFGAIVLGAPVGIKYLMVTIYWSLLVSLFTFVPAACVFGASKIDWQNVLSHSIYFTPTEVENYMISAPCHGAVLGAWLGAWPLPLDWERPWQEWPICVTYGAVAGHLVGMAVSPVLIAVHKRRVRAKAD, encoded by the exons ATGCGCGCCTCCGTCACCGAAATCAGCGTCTtcacggccgcggccgcgcatgTGCTCTGCTTCGCCGGCTTCGCTGTCGCCCACTCAATCGCTGGCCGCGGAGCTCTCGTCTCCGACCCTGCGCGCGCCCTCCGTCTCCTCGTG GTCTGTGAAGCGCCCGTAGTCATCGCAGTGTTCAGCTACCTCCGGCGTGACCCCAAAAGCTGCTCG TTTTCCAAGGCTGCTGCAAGAGGATTGATCGGCTTGCCCGTGG GAGCATTCCTTAATGCGTTTGGAGCAATTGTTCTTGGTGCACCTGTTGGAATCAA GTACTTGATGGTTACTATTTATTGGTCACTTCTCGTGTCCCTGTTCACC TTTGTTCCTGCAGCATGTGTCTTTGGAGCATCCAAGATTGATTGGCAGAATGTGCTTTCTCACTCCAT TTATTTCACGCCAACTGAAGTTGAGAACTACATGATCTCTGCACCTTGTCATGGAGCTGTGCTAGGAGCATGGCTGGGTGCTTGGCCTTTGCCCCTTGACTGGGAGAGACCTTGGCAG GAATGGCCAATCTGTGTCACTTATGGGGCAGTTGCTGGGCATTTGGTTGGAATGGCAGTGTCACCTGTCCTAATAGCTGTTCACAAGAGAAGGGTCCGTGCAAAAGCTGACTAG
- the LOC120693246 gene encoding dolichyl-diphosphooligosaccharide--protein glycosyltransferase subunit 1A-like: protein MATPPPPLRRATLLLAAVLVGALASTARADLVISRADRRVDLTSHIVRVLSSLKVENVGPDPDSQVLLSSPNIQAKNLAAIRAFATEGKVKGPSTVLSIEVVQPSGAPPELTFFSALLPKPLEKGKILHLDVLTVFTHSLQPFPEEINQAEAQLVVYQDSAHYLSPYPVKVQTLAIRLPGGRVESYTRHPSAKLVDSELKYGSSEELPPFSYLPVIVHFENNNPFAVAKEVIREIEISHWGNVQITEHYNIAHGGARLKGEFSRIDYQSRPYVRGVSSFRNLIARLPPRAHSIYYRDEIGNISTSHLWSDSKKTQLEIEPRFPLFGGWQTTFTVGYGLPLQDFVFYSDGKRFLNITFGSPIEEILIEKLIVKVVLPEGSKDIEVSAPFPTKQWQEVKYSHLDIVGRPVVVLEKPDVIPEHNLYFQVYYKFNNISLLREPLMLITGFFLLFLACIVYMGTDMSISKSSPSYLAKLQWDEVQATVQKIQGIFEQCLAVHDKLEASLRDLSRTGDIQSCKAARKAADAQFKELSKELKPLLTSLQSSPQSYQIWPKVEDLIIKEREMQEKLMTRHSTVVDSFEKKLRGQHLENRIALQQQKIAALRQEVESLLEYISEI, encoded by the exons ATGgcgactccgccgccgcctctccgccgcgccaccctcctcctcgccgccgtcctcgtcggcgCCCTCGCCTCCACCGCCCGCGCCGATCTCGTCATCTCCAGGGCAGATAGGAGG GTTGATCTGACTTCGCATATCGTTCGCGTCCTCTCTTCCCTCAAG GTTGAAAATGTTGGACCAGACCCTGACTCTCAAGTTTTACTATCTTCTCCCAACATCCAAGCAAAGAACTTAGCAGCTATAAGAGCATTTGCCACTGAAGGAAAAGTGAAGGGTCCAAGTACTGTTCTGTCAATTGAAGTTGTTCAGCCTTCTGGAGCTCCCCCAGAGCTAACTTTCTTTTCAGCATTGTTACCCAAACCTTTGGAAAAGGGAAAGATTCTACACTTGGATGTCCTGACTGTATTCACACACTCTCTTcaaccattcccagaagaaatcAATCAAGCTGAAGCACAACTTGTTGTCTATCAGGATAGTGCTCATTATTTGTCACCTTACCCTGTTAAGGTACAGACACTTGCTATCAGATTGCCCGGAGGAAGGGTTGAATCATACACAAGGCATCCAAGTGCAAAACTTGTGGATTCAGAACTGAAATATGGATCGTCTGAAGAACTTCCCCCGTTTTCCTACTTACCTGTGATCGTGCACTTTGAGAACAACAATCCTTTTGCAGTCGCAAAGGAAGTTATAAGGGAGATTGAGATATCTCACTGGGGAAATGTACAGATTACGGAACACTACAACATTGCCCATGGTGGTGCCAGACTCAAGGGTGAATTTTCCAG GATTGATTATCAGTCCAGACCTTATGTAAGAGGTGTTTCATCTTTTAGGAATCTTATTGCAAGACTACCTCCAAGGGCCCACTCTATTTATTACAGAGATGAGATTGGTAATATTTCGACATCACATTTGTGGAGTGACTCTAAGAAG ACCCAACTGGAAATTGAACCAAGGTTCCCACTGTTTGGTGGGTGGCAAACAACCTTCACTGTTGGTTATGGTTTACCACTTCAAGACTTTGTTTTCTATTCTGATGGAAAGAGGTTTCTCAATATCACTTTTGGTTCTCCAATTGAGGAAATTCTCATTGAAAAGCTTATAGTAAAG GTTGTGCTACCCGAAGGGTCAAAGGATATCGAAGTTTCAGCTCCCTTTCCAACAAAGCAGTGGCAAGAG GTGAAGTATTCACACCTTGACATTGTTGGAAGGCCAGTTGTTGTCTTGGAGAAGCCTGATGTTATTCCAGAGCATAATTTGTATTTCCAG GTTTACTACAAATTCAACAATATATCCTTGCTCCGAGAGCCGTTGATGCTTATTACTGGTTTCTTCCTTCTGTTTCTGGCCTGTATTGTTTACATGGGCACTGACATGTCAATTTCCAAGAGCTCTCCTTCATACTTGGCCAAGCTGCAATGGGATGAG GTGCAAGCCACTGTTCAGAAAATCCAGGGTATCTTTGAGCAATGCTTAGCAGTTCATGATAAACTGGAGGCCTCATTGCGTGATTTATCTAGGACTGGGGACATTCAGTCTTGCAAGGCTGCTCGTAAAGCTGCTGATGCACAGTTTAAGGAGCTATCGAAAGAGCTGAAGCCATTGTTGACATCTCTACAGTCATCTCCCCAGTCTTATCAGATATGGCCAAAG GTAGAGGATTTGAtcataaaggagagagagatgcaGGAGAAGCTTATGACAAGACATTCCACCGTTGTTGACAGCTTTGAGAAGAAGCTGCGCGGGCAACATTTAGAGAACAGGATTGCTTTGCAGCAGCAGAAAATTGCTGCCCTGAGGCAGGAGGTTGAATCTCTTTTAGAGTACATTAGTGAGATTTGA